A single window of Paracoccus albus DNA harbors:
- a CDS encoding PAS domain-containing protein, protein MSDDSGTDDPGKRQAEQAGAKIVDLSVVAPVSADRVVSAIRSYWDSLRRGRAVPERTDVEASGIRTVLDFAFILERIAPGAARFRLSGRHLIDLMGMEVRGMPVCSFLNPDSRGRLSDVLETVFKGPQIADIALHSRAAYGRPELRGRMLFLPLRSDLGDVTRALGCLVSEGTIGRGPRRFDILTETVFPVIEGAAPLPPASDGVAEPPPSWQAPILRRPVLKPLDRNATPEDRRARFRLIESTSD, encoded by the coding sequence ATGAGTGACGACAGCGGCACAGACGATCCGGGCAAGCGCCAAGCCGAACAGGCCGGGGCAAAAATCGTCGACCTTTCGGTTGTCGCACCTGTCAGCGCGGATCGCGTCGTATCTGCCATAAGGAGCTATTGGGACAGCCTTCGCCGTGGCCGCGCGGTCCCTGAGCGAACCGATGTCGAGGCAAGCGGCATCCGCACAGTGCTGGATTTCGCCTTCATCCTTGAGCGCATCGCGCCCGGAGCCGCGCGGTTTCGCCTGTCTGGCCGGCACCTGATCGACCTGATGGGCATGGAAGTGCGCGGTATGCCGGTCTGTTCGTTCCTTAATCCGGACAGCCGCGGGCGGTTGTCGGATGTCCTGGAAACGGTCTTCAAGGGCCCGCAGATCGCTGATATCGCGCTGCATTCCCGCGCCGCCTATGGCCGACCCGAACTGCGCGGCCGGATGTTGTTTCTTCCGTTGCGCTCGGATCTCGGTGACGTCACCCGCGCGCTTGGCTGTCTGGTCAGTGAAGGCACCATTGGTCGCGGACCCCGCCGGTTCGACATCCTGACAGAGACGGTGTTCCCGGTGATCGAGGGGGCCGCCCCGCTCCCACCCGCCAGCGATGGCGTTGCCGAGCCGCCGCCATCCTGGCAGGCACCTATCCTTCGACGTCCGGTGCTGAAACCGCTCGACAGAAACGCAACCCCGGAAGATCGGCGGGCCCGCTTTCGTTTGATAGAGAGCACCAGCGACTAG
- a CDS encoding BolA family transcriptional regulator, which produces MAIEAHEIEALIREAFPDATITVNDLAGDGNHYAAEVIDESFRGKNRVEQQRAVYAALNGKMDGPNGQLHALALTTKAPD; this is translated from the coding sequence ATGGCGATAGAAGCGCACGAAATCGAAGCCCTGATCCGCGAAGCTTTTCCGGATGCGACGATCACGGTCAACGATCTGGCCGGCGACGGCAATCACTATGCGGCCGAAGTGATTGATGAATCCTTTCGTGGAAAGAACCGGGTAGAGCAGCAGCGTGCGGTTTATGCGGCGCTGAACGGCAAGATGGACGGGCCAAACGGCCAGCTTCATGCCCTCGCCCTGACCACGAAAGCCCCTGATTGA
- a CDS encoding gamma carbonic anhydrase family protein produces MIWELDGIAPEIAGDAWIAPDAQIIGRVVIEPGASVWWGAVLRGDCEEIRIGRGSNIQDLCCLHTDPGFPLVLGQNVTVGHRAILHGCKVDDGALIGMGATVLNGAHIGAGSLVGASALISEGKEIPSRVLVMGAPGRVVRDIDDAAYEGLRKNAQRYVENGARFRTGLKRID; encoded by the coding sequence ATGATCTGGGAACTGGACGGGATCGCCCCTGAAATCGCCGGGGACGCGTGGATCGCGCCGGATGCGCAGATCATTGGTCGCGTCGTGATCGAGCCCGGTGCCAGCGTTTGGTGGGGTGCCGTGCTGCGCGGCGATTGCGAAGAGATCCGCATCGGTCGGGGATCGAACATACAGGATCTTTGCTGCCTCCATACCGATCCGGGATTCCCTCTGGTTCTCGGGCAGAACGTCACGGTCGGTCATCGCGCCATTCTGCACGGATGCAAGGTCGATGACGGCGCGCTGATCGGGATGGGCGCGACGGTGCTGAACGGTGCGCATATTGGCGCGGGTTCGCTTGTCGGTGCCTCCGCACTGATTTCGGAAGGCAAGGAAATCCCGTCGCGCGTGTTGGTCATGGGGGCTCCGGGCCGCGTCGTGCGTGACATCGACGATGCCGCTTATGAGGGGCTTCGGAAGAACGCGCAACGCTATGTCGAAAACGGGGCGCGCTTTCGTACCGGCCTGAAACGGATCGACTAA
- the ispG gene encoding flavodoxin-dependent (E)-4-hydroxy-3-methylbut-2-enyl-diphosphate synthase — MTHNPIRPWRDIERRRSRKIMVGNVPVGGDAPISVQTMTNTDGHDVRATLDQVIRAADAGADIVRISAPDQETTTALKEICRESPVPIVADIHFHYKRAIEAAEAGAACLRINPGNIGSADRVAEVVRAAKDHGCSIRIGVNAGSLEKHLLEKYGEPCPDAMVESGMDHIKILQDHDFHEFKISVKASDVFLSAAAYQQLAEVTDAPIHLGITEAGGLRGGTVKSAIGLGNLLWAGIGDTIRVSLSADPVEEVKVGFEILKSLGLRTRGVQIISCPSCARQGFDVIKTVEKLEERLEHIKTPISLSIIGCVVNGPGEALMTDIGFTGGGAGSGMVYMAGKQDHKMSNEQMIDHIVELVEERADKIEAAKAAQAAE, encoded by the coding sequence ATGACGCATAATCCCATTCGTCCGTGGCGTGATATCGAGCGTCGCAGATCGCGCAAGATCATGGTCGGCAATGTGCCGGTCGGCGGTGACGCGCCGATCAGTGTGCAGACGATGACGAACACCGACGGCCACGATGTCCGTGCGACGCTGGATCAGGTGATCCGCGCGGCGGATGCCGGTGCGGATATTGTGCGTATCTCGGCCCCGGATCAGGAAACGACAACGGCGCTGAAGGAAATCTGCCGTGAAAGCCCGGTCCCGATCGTGGCGGACATCCATTTCCACTACAAACGCGCTATTGAGGCGGCGGAAGCGGGCGCGGCCTGCCTGCGTATCAACCCCGGCAATATCGGCAGCGCCGACCGCGTGGCCGAGGTGGTGCGTGCCGCCAAGGATCATGGATGCTCCATCCGCATTGGCGTGAATGCCGGTTCGCTGGAAAAACACCTGCTGGAAAAATATGGAGAGCCATGCCCGGACGCGATGGTTGAAAGCGGCATGGACCATATCAAGATCCTGCAGGATCATGATTTCCACGAATTCAAGATCAGCGTAAAGGCATCAGATGTGTTTCTGTCGGCGGCTGCCTATCAGCAATTGGCCGAGGTGACCGACGCGCCGATCCATCTGGGCATTACCGAGGCCGGGGGCCTGCGCGGCGGCACGGTTAAATCGGCCATCGGGCTGGGTAATCTGCTCTGGGCAGGTATCGGCGACACCATTCGCGTCAGCCTTTCGGCCGATCCGGTCGAAGAGGTCAAGGTCGGCTTCGAGATACTCAAGTCGCTGGGTTTACGCACCCGCGGCGTTCAGATCATCTCCTGCCCGTCATGTGCGCGGCAGGGTTTCGACGTCATCAAGACCGTTGAAAAGCTGGAAGAGCGGCTGGAGCATATCAAGACACCCATCAGCCTTTCGATCATCGGTTGCGTCGTGAACGGTCCGGGAGAGGCGCTGATGACCGATATCGGCTTCACCGGCGGCGGGGCGGGGTCCGGCATGGTCTATATGGCCGGGAAGCAGGACCACAAGATGAGCAA
- a CDS encoding glycosyltransferase family 2 protein, translating to MAENWLSIICVPSMSVMPLRVMQLLHLSGAEVMTVTPGVAPSPELSAGRISEIAHRGSLPTGKDRRIAVIQSTVLYDARFALQILSDADFITMSTADPVRAVLRSLRNEAWTQQAQQSGESTVLPIPKTKDFKININFRRLNNLIQEIQIGEAMLSAALSGFSARRVSVDTGQLIDLKIPNVPAVHSDTPEKFSDIIQNFDEAISHIRQLRVNTPGIEMTHAPDIIGRAAAPVMAFVCGRNTKEYLPTLTENMKKQSVPLVYIDNGSDDGSVEMAEKLIGDGIEELHHLPYDGAFSVEAQLKKKHRLIERHAPRWIIHMDADEIIEHRDEGRTLLEIAQNAEKSEYNAINFNEFVFLPEHHQDFAGKDYAAQMRRYYLFEPVPFRLMRMWRHGLGLSNVADAGHRLSGPLRVAPVSHNLRHYMALSEEAAAQKYVGRPFAAAELAKKWHANRLGITRDDVRMPDAGTPRMSCLPPGQMKAFDRSRPQRTHWWKWRHES from the coding sequence ATGGCTGAAAATTGGCTGTCGATCATTTGTGTTCCGTCAATGTCCGTGATGCCGCTGAGGGTGATGCAGCTGCTACACCTCTCTGGTGCCGAGGTCATGACGGTCACGCCGGGCGTCGCGCCTTCGCCCGAGTTGAGTGCCGGCCGGATTTCGGAAATTGCTCATCGCGGCAGCCTTCCAACCGGCAAGGACCGGCGCATCGCTGTTATCCAATCGACAGTATTGTATGACGCGCGTTTCGCGCTGCAAATATTGTCCGACGCCGATTTCATCACGATGTCGACGGCTGATCCCGTCCGTGCAGTTCTGCGATCTTTGCGGAACGAGGCATGGACGCAGCAAGCTCAGCAAAGTGGTGAAAGCACCGTACTACCAATTCCAAAAACTAAAGATTTCAAAATCAATATAAATTTCAGACGTTTAAATAATTTAATTCAAGAAATTCAGATAGGTGAGGCGATGCTGTCGGCTGCCCTGTCCGGCTTTTCCGCGCGGCGCGTGAGCGTGGATACCGGCCAGCTAATTGATCTGAAAATTCCAAATGTGCCCGCTGTGCATAGCGATACTCCAGAAAAATTTTCAGATATTATTCAAAATTTTGACGAAGCAATCTCTCATATCCGCCAGTTGCGGGTTAACACTCCCGGCATCGAAATGACCCACGCGCCCGACATTATCGGTCGCGCTGCGGCGCCAGTCATGGCATTTGTTTGCGGCAGGAACACGAAGGAATATCTGCCGACCCTCACAGAAAATATGAAAAAACAATCTGTTCCCTTGGTATATATCGACAATGGCTCCGATGACGGCTCTGTCGAAATGGCCGAGAAGCTCATCGGCGATGGCATCGAAGAACTGCACCATCTGCCCTATGACGGTGCTTTTTCGGTAGAAGCGCAACTGAAGAAGAAGCACCGCCTTATCGAGCGGCACGCACCTCGTTGGATCATCCATATGGATGCCGACGAGATTATCGAGCATCGTGACGAAGGACGAACGCTCCTTGAAATCGCACAAAATGCAGAAAAATCAGAATATAACGCGATAAACTTTAACGAATTCGTTTTCCTTCCTGAACACCATCAGGACTTCGCCGGAAAGGACTATGCAGCGCAGATGCGCCGCTATTACCTTTTCGAGCCGGTTCCCTTCCGTTTGATGCGCATGTGGCGGCATGGGCTGGGGCTTTCGAATGTCGCAGATGCGGGTCATCGGCTATCCGGGCCCCTGCGCGTCGCCCCGGTCTCGCATAACCTCCGGCATTACATGGCACTCAGCGAAGAGGCCGCGGCGCAAAAATATGTCGGACGACCGTTTGCCGCGGCTGAACTGGCAAAAAAATGGCACGCAAACCGGCTTGGCATCACGCGCGACGATGTCCGGATGCCGGATGCCGGGACGCCCCGTATGTCCTGCCTTCCGCCCGGACAAATGAAGGCCTTCGACCGAAGTCGACCTCAACGCACGCATTGGTGGAAATGGCGGCACGAAAGCTGA
- the gmk gene encoding guanylate kinase — protein sequence MDRTGLLIILSSPSGAGKSTLARRLIEWDPTLSFSVSATTRAPRPGEVDGQHYHFIERPEFAKMVASGDMLEHAEVFGNLYGSPRGPVETAMQAGRDTIFDVDWQGGQQIRTSALGPHVVSIFILPPSLNELERRLVQRGQDSAEVIAGRMDKSRDEISHWAEYDYVLVNDDLEESFERLVSILTAERLRRDRQKGLGGFVRTLMEGEGA from the coding sequence ATGGACCGGACCGGGCTGTTAATCATTCTGTCGTCACCTTCAGGTGCGGGCAAGTCGACGCTGGCACGGCGTTTGATCGAATGGGATCCGACTCTGTCGTTTTCGGTCTCCGCAACGACCCGCGCCCCGCGTCCCGGAGAGGTTGACGGCCAGCATTACCATTTCATCGAGCGGCCCGAATTCGCGAAGATGGTGGCCTCTGGCGATATGCTGGAACATGCAGAAGTCTTCGGCAATCTCTACGGTTCACCCCGTGGGCCGGTGGAAACCGCGATGCAGGCAGGCCGTGACACGATCTTCGACGTGGACTGGCAGGGCGGCCAGCAGATCCGGACATCGGCGCTTGGTCCGCATGTGGTGTCGATCTTCATCCTTCCCCCATCCTTGAACGAACTGGAACGGCGGCTGGTCCAGCGTGGGCAGGATTCGGCAGAGGTGATTGCCGGACGGATGGATAAAAGCCGGGACGAGATTTCACATTGGGCCGAATATGATTATGTGCTGGTGAATGACGATCTGGAAGAAAGCTTTGAGCGCCTTGTTTCCATCCTGACAGCCGAAAGATTACGGCGTGACAGGCAAAAGGGCCTGGGTGGGTTTGTCAGAACATTGATGGAGGGAGAAGGCGCATGA
- a CDS encoding sensor histidine kinase encodes MDQAIIQQVIAALPVPVVALDAEARVFAANVAASRLLGDNLTDRPFVTVLRHPVIVQAVDSVLDPAHVDPPVPDPNLAKVESGGYRNRVVISARGRDLPVEVTVSAMPTKFGRGALVVIEDSSGIEEAGQLRRDFVANVSHELRTPLTAMIGFIETLRGPARDDPGARDRFLQIMETEAARMNRLVLDLLSLSRVESEERRRPAETVDLAMLVRAVTETLAQQALANNVRILVEGADSPVYVAGDADQLTQVFHNLVENAVKYGGTGGLVTLRLSHIAHEPSLRGPACSVAVIDQGEGIDEMHLPRLTERFYRVDSHRSREKGGTGLGLAIVKHITSRHRGKLRIESEPGQGSRFTVILPADPERR; translated from the coding sequence GTGGATCAGGCGATTATCCAGCAGGTGATCGCGGCCCTGCCGGTGCCTGTCGTTGCGCTTGATGCAGAGGCGCGCGTCTTTGCCGCGAATGTGGCTGCATCGCGTCTGTTGGGTGACAACCTGACCGATCGCCCCTTTGTTACCGTTCTGCGTCATCCGGTCATTGTTCAGGCAGTCGATTCGGTGCTCGATCCCGCCCATGTCGACCCGCCTGTTCCGGACCCCAATCTGGCGAAGGTGGAATCAGGCGGCTACCGCAATCGCGTTGTCATTTCCGCGCGGGGAAGGGACCTTCCGGTCGAGGTAACCGTATCTGCCATGCCCACGAAATTCGGCCGTGGCGCACTGGTCGTGATCGAGGACAGTTCAGGGATTGAGGAAGCCGGCCAGTTGCGCCGCGACTTTGTCGCCAATGTCAGCCATGAGTTGCGCACCCCTCTGACCGCGATGATCGGATTTATCGAAACCCTTCGCGGTCCGGCCCGCGATGATCCGGGCGCGCGTGACCGTTTCCTTCAGATCATGGAAACAGAGGCCGCGCGCATGAACCGGCTGGTTCTGGATCTGCTTTCGCTCAGCCGTGTCGAATCCGAAGAACGCCGCAGGCCCGCAGAAACCGTCGACCTTGCAATGCTGGTCCGTGCCGTTACCGAAACCCTGGCACAGCAGGCCCTTGCCAACAATGTCCGCATTCTGGTCGAGGGGGCCGACAGTCCCGTCTATGTCGCAGGTGATGCCGATCAGCTGACGCAGGTGTTTCACAATCTTGTGGAAAACGCCGTGAAATATGGTGGCACAGGCGGTCTGGTCACGTTGCGGCTGTCTCATATCGCGCATGAGCCAAGCCTGCGCGGCCCGGCCTGTTCGGTCGCTGTCATAGATCAGGGCGAAGGAATAGATGAGATGCATCTGCCCCGCCTGACAGAGCGTTTTTATCGCGTCGACAGTCACCGATCGCGCGAGAAGGGCGGGACCGGGCTGGGTCTGGCCATCGTCAAACATATCACCAGCCGGCATCGCGGAAAGCTGCGCATCGAAAGCGAGCCGGGACAGGGGTCTCGCTTTACTGTGATCCTGCCAGCCGATCCTGAACGGCGCTGA